A single window of Rhodamnia argentea isolate NSW1041297 chromosome 5, ASM2092103v1, whole genome shotgun sequence DNA harbors:
- the LOC125315208 gene encoding uncharacterized protein LOC125315208 encodes MAPSSCTSNDRVGTQVAFFNGQQVSIPSLESLTMVGLPNLEDIWTDESPLGLSSLQFLKEIFDLDGLGADANIETLSELNTIYIKRLPSLRCIWNKNPCGIVRFHNLKQLKVSDCKSLGFLFFPSMVQSLLQLRELEVAFPSLETLRIWCMNSIDIIWDNQVARESFRKLKSLSIYGCNKLVNIVPSYILGRLKSLESLEVESCGSLEVVFKLQPLSPLDGHPIACFPLKKLELEGLSKLKHVWDKELHSQVQFQCLRSVTVSECESLTSLFPASIARDLTQLEELKIDECGGIVELIEKDGLDPRDVFPKLASLELKRLPELKCVYTGTHALRWPALKILKVDGCNKVEILASQPENEMPLHEQPLFLIEKGAFSNLQELKLDLYGGMEIWHGHSHDGESFCKVRVLELHHFSKESAISTCRLVRSLTNLQELVVRNSDIEELSDIVEAKEGPRHDLKAIPPFSRFFQHLKTLDVSFCDGLSKMFTPTIAGNLVELTKLRISKCKMLTEVICDDGGEEGLVVVFNQLKYMELDGLMGLRCFSSSKYALMFPLVEDVIVSGCPSMKFFSRGTNKYSKVGESYDCRSKVYATCPSFPS; translated from the exons ATGGCCCCTTCAAGTTGTACATCAAACGACCGTGTTGGCACTCAAGTTGCATTCTTCAATgggcaacag gtttcaatcccatccttgGAGTCCTTGACAATGGTTGGACTTCCCAATCTGGAAGATATATGGACCGATGAATCTCCGTTGGGGCTGAGCAGTCTCCAATTTCTTAAG GAAATTTTTGACCTCGATGGACTAGGCGCTGATGCAAATATTGAGACTCTCTCTGAGCTAAACACCATCTATATAAAGAGATTACCAAGCTTGAGGTGCatatggaacaagaatccttGTGGAATTGTGAGGTTCCATAATTTAAAGCAATTGAAGGTGTCTGACTGTAAGAGCCTCGggtttctgtttttcccatCCATGGTTCAATCTCTCCTGCAATTGAGAGAACTAGAG GTTGCGTTTcctagcttggagacattaCGCATCTGGTGTATGAATAGTATTGATATaatatgggacaatcaagttGCTAGGGAGTCTTTCCGCAAACTAAAGTCACTCAGCATTTATGGATGCAACAAGCTAGTGAACATTGTTCCTTCTTACATTCTTGGACGGCTCAagagcttggaaagtttggaggtAGAATCATGTGGttcgcttgaagttgttttcaaactgcAGCCATTGAGTCCTCTAGATGGACATCCCATTGCTTGTTTCCCGTTAAAAAAGTTGGAGTTAGAGGGATTATCAAAGCTAAAGCATGTATGGGACAAGGAACTTCACAGTCAAGTCCAATTCCAGTGTCTCCGTTCCGTTACCGTTTCCGAATGCGagagcctcacctctctgttTCCAGCCTCAATAGCTAGGGATCTAACGCAACTTGAGGAGTTGAAGATCGATGAATGTGGTGGCATTGTGGAACTCATCGAGAAGGACGGACTAGATCCTAGGGATGTGTTCCCTAAGTTAGCCTCCCTCGAGCTTAAGCGTCTACCAGAGTTGAAGTGCGTCTACACAGGGACACATGCTTTACGTTGGCCAGCATTGAAGATCTTGAAGGTGGATGGCTGTAACAAAGTGGAGATACTTGCTTCGCAACctgagaatgagatgccactTCATGaacaacctctcttcttgatagaaaag GGCGCATTCTCAAATCTACAAGAgttaaaattggatttatatggagggatggagatatggcatgggCATTCTCATGATGGAGAATCCTTTTGCAAGGTTAGAGTTCTCGAGCTTCATCATTTCTCGAAGGAATCTGCAATATCCACATGTCGTCTTGTTCGGAGTTTAACCAACTTGCAAGAGCTGGTTGTACGCAATTCTGATATAGAAGAGCTAAGCGACATTGTGGAAGCCAAAGAAGGCCCAAGGCACGACCTAAAAGCAATACcaccattttccagattttttcaacatctcaagactctagatgtgtcattttgtgatgggttatcaaagatgttcacaCCAACAATAGCTGGCAATTTGGTGGAACTCacgaaattgaggataagtaaatgcaaaatgttgacagaagtcatttgtgacgatggaggtgaggaggggcttgtggtggttttcaatcaattgaagtatatggagcttgatgggttgatgGGGTTGAGATGTTTCAGCTCAAGTAAATACGCTTTAATGTTTCCACTCgtggaagatgtcattgtgagtGGATGTCCCAGCATGAAGTTCTTCTCCCGAGGGACCAATAAATACTCCAAAGTTGGAGAGA GCTACGATTGCCGGAGTAAAGTTTATGCAACCTGCCCGAGTTTCCCgagctaa